The sequence ACTACTCGAACAAATAATCTATACCGTATAAAATGTTGAACCTTTTTTTCTGGAGgctttttcagatttacattcaaaaaaaagattatttttcacaatttatttaatttttctaaaaacttcctGCTGGTAAAATGCGATGAGGAAAATGTGCTCAAGAAAACATTTATGCAGTTGTCAAACTTTTCATTTCCAGAATTGTTACCATACGTTTACTTTTAGTAAACATGTCATTTTGCTCcacaaaacatttgtttcaattgttaaagttgtttttttctcatctgttgttgttgttgttagAAATTCGTATAGAGCCCCTTGGTCCACCTTGCCTAGCCCCTTTTTAGGAAGAATATACGAAATTTGACGGGCACCTGGCAACCAAAGCCCACCGGCGTCTTttcaagaaagaaaaatgagagaacGCAACAATTGAAAACTCGACTAGCTGTACATGTACAAATTGCGAGAGACAAGTCTCAAAAACGAAGCATTGAAATGAACTTTTTACTAACACTTATCTCCCTTTCCCTCTTTTTCCCCACCGAATCGTCGGGTAAGTGTGTGGTTTTTTATCACtcgaacagaaaaaaaatatatagtgaTATGAATTATGCATGGATCAATATGaactaaaaattgcagatgAAACGTGTGCCGACGGTCAATTTCGATGTAGCAATGGAAGGTGTATAACGAATGATTGGGTGTGTGATGGTGCAAGAGATTGCTCAGATGGCTCGGATGAAGAACATGAAGCTTGTGATAGGCATACGAATAGTAAGTTACCTGAGATAGCAAAGAGCGCAACCAGAGTTTCATATCGTTTCATAAATCTCGTAGgtgtttcaagaaaaactgtattgatttttccaaaggTAGCAtatttgtaaagtttttcaaaaccaaatttaATTCTACAAAGTATGCATGCAGTAAATCGTTTAAAGgtagagtagcgccagtggggattttgtctaaatacacttgtAATagtccaaaacaaccgaatatcataataaaacactccgaaaaattttaggtttttcaaaatttcctgtcAAAGTcttgacaaattttgaaaaatatgaacttttgAGTACATTTAAAGCAGTTTCGCATGTTCCGATCCCAACAATGTTTTGACCCTAATATTCAAAACagaattacatttttttttatgtgggaaatagtttttttattggtcaatttccaaaattatgagtggcaaaaacggagtaattttcactttttgacagtaaataaaaaattttcaagttttttttttgaaaagttttatcatggtATTCTGCCACCCTTAAAGtatttttaacactttccccactggcgctactccgcCTTTAACGGAGcttgttttttaaagtgactaataatttttaaaagcaataGGCAGGTAAAAAaatcacaacattttttgttgtcaaaCATTCAATATTTAGTCTCTGCTTTTATCCAGATTTGTTGCGATCTATGTATAAATCGTCCCCTCAGTATGGCACCGACATGCTTTTCGTGCTGTAATTTtcaatcagttttttgaatatgtttatttttttgtctaacAAAATGGAGTAAATCAGGTGTCACAGTacctagaaaaataaaaactaaggCGTTCATAAGGCATTCAACAAATATGACATCAAGCTTTCGATGTACGTAATAAACGCTTccaattggaattttttcaaaatatgttgtTATGCCGTGGGAATAGTTCCTTATTTTAATACAGGTACCTtatggaattcaatttttttgtcttaaCTCCTACActgttgaacaattttttcaatctgCTACCCAGttaaagtttattttccagaaaactctCCCTGTTTTGGAAATCAACCTGAATGTGAGAAGCATGGCTTGCCACGTTGTATACCTCACGAATGGCTTTGCGATGGTCATccggtaatttttttgttattaaaatatttttttctaaaacatcaaaaaataaatttttttaaggatTGTGATTCCGGAGAGGATGAATTGAATTGTACCTCAGTAGACTGGTTCCGTCAACCTGAGTCattgatgagaaaatatcAAAGTCAGCTGGCAGATAGATCGACGACAACGTTCATTTTCAACTGTGCTTCTGAAGATTACATGTAAGCTTATTTATCAACAAAATATtgtaaagaaaatatttcagttgcAAGTCTTCCGGGTTGTGCCTGAAGCCGAATAAAATATGTGATGGGAAGTTTGATTGCGATGGTGGAGatgatgagaaaaattgtACCAAATCGAATGCAACAACCACCACGATAAGTAATTCTTTGTCCACCACAACTGTAGTCAAGTCTACCACGACGTTACCCATATCAACGACAACTACTACAACCACAACGATTACTCCAAAACATACGAATCTGACGACAACTGCCACAACAACTAAAAAAGTTACAACAACTGAAAgtaagtttttcagaaagatgGGAGCTTTGAgtataaaaaaagaaaagaaataacCCATTGTCATTAAAAGGATTAAAAAAGGATTATAgaacgatccgttcttcaagtgctatgcactgcggatctgggattcaggtacactgcctggtggtgatcttgataaattattatatattcattttttttactaaatttgaaatattttccagaaaattgaaagGCAGCTATTGACTATTTAGATACAAACCTTCAATACCCTTTTTTCTAGCTACCTTGTTGCATTTTGgttttgaaggtggagtactttgtgattttgcttttttaaacccaaaatgatctgaaattaccaaattttgtaatgagatgttttgaaaatttctcaaaaaaaagttgtggcgattcaaaattttgcaaaaaaggcccgttttcagttgaattaaatgttttcttctcggtgtcgcagcgTCTGGAACTAAACGAATAAAGTCTTAATAAAAGTctacaatatttattaaagagtgataataaaataaaaattagaggctgcgacaccgagaagatgacacaaattttgattttaactgaaaataattttttttttgcggatgTTTGAATCgctaatttttctttgagaaattttcaaaacgtctcattacaaATTTCGGTAGTTTTAggtcattttgggtctaaaaaagctatgtttcaaatttcggtactcttCTTTTAAATAGTCCCTCACATTGTAGATCAATTTGTGAAagttaaatttattattattttttcaatttttcgtcagTATGGCGTAggccaaatttaaaaacttttggcCGAATTTCTGTGATTAAACCCAAATTTTAGTGTACAtacctgaaacattttttagtggttatttctttttggaaacacattttttatttgtgtaCTGCCTGATGGACTATTatcaaaccaaaaataattgcttACTCATTTTTAGGAGCACATTTGGAAAACATCCTGTTGACTATTCCATTGAAATCAACAACGCAATCTCCTGCACTAACATCTTCTTCTGCAAAACCTACAAAACCTCCAACTACGAGTGAAACATCAAAACCAACATTCCCATCAACTCTTCCAGCATATGTTCTCCCCATGACAACTACATCCCATCCATCCACCCACACCACCACCACCCAGAAAGTGATTGCCCGCACATTTGCGTCGCAGCCACACACAACGTCACAGCCGAAAATTGTCGTAAAATTGTTAAAtgacagtttttcaaattcaactaCTGATAAAGCGAAAAGCACAGAAAGTAGTGCTTCTCGTGCTTCTGTTTCAGAGTTGAGCAGATACGGTAGAAATGGATTGGTGAAGCCCGTGAAATTTGTCAAAGGAATCCCAATTGAACCTGTAAATTATCATAATTCCACTTTTGGCTTTGAATAATATTGCAGCATTTGATTTTGCATTAAAGACACATGTAATTGTAATTCAATAATATTTGTAAgcaattatctaaaaaaatcaataaaacttcACGTTTcataaaactaatttatttttttaatgacatTTTCTATaccaataaaattgaaagatttagattttttgagttgttttATAATATAGTAGGCAGACATTTTGGAAGcttttttggatatttaaaGTAACATTTGCAAGATTATTATTACGTTGTGTTCTGTGAAAGTGAAATTATAACAGGATAGTACGCAAAAATTCCATTAATTCCCCAAAACATATAGATCAGTTTTCAAGTACATGAATATCCAATATAATGTATgaatatccaaaattttcaaatatagaacatgatttgaatatttttaatagattgtaaaaatgttttaaattgtgattttcactttatgttaaaaattatcattattgCCAAATTCCAAATACACTGCTtgtctaaaaaaaagtgtgcatTACCTTAGAGCACTATTATACTAATTACATTTTGATCGAATATCAATTACGTAGAAGAAAAGCGATGGAATTCGCTGTTCAATGTTCACCTGACGACACTAATAAGCTTATCGTATTGCAGAACCAGGACACGCATTTTCGATAATACATAATACAGTGGGAGGCAAACTAAATTCTCTTCTGATTCTCTTCTGAATCTGAGGTTTTGAAATGAGCtgcatatttttttccatttgtcttgcatgcaaaaaaaaaatgtttcgattaATTTTCATGACCAAATTGATCAAAGCATTgatgtaaatatttttaaatttttaaaatatgtatattttttactttattgAACTGGTTAAAAAACATCatcattattttgtttttcacaaagTTGAGCTGAAGCTTTAAGAATTGATCATTTGATGGGGATGcacaagtttaaaaaaagcaaaaatttaaaaggtTAAATCGTCAatcattctgaaaaacatagcttcaacatttttaagtttcaaaaaaactcatGCAACAACAAATCATACAACTTTGGGGGGTTTCCATGAGATTACATGAAATGCTGTGTAGTCCTGACCTTGTGGAATAGACGTGGAATGCTTTCTAATACGCTCGCTTAACTCTCAAATTTCGATAATGGAATCATTTACCGCTTAtctatattttgacaaaaatcatTTGACGTCGACGACTTGAATTTGATTCtctcctctttttctctctccaTCTACCTGCTACGTTTCCGCTCgcaaatattgcaatttttgcaacacGACTCGTCGATCAGTTTTTCgtgagaaaaaaagtgaaaactttCCCGTTTTGCTTCTTCAAGTTTGTCGAGTTTGGAGCCCACGGGAATGCCAATAAATTACAATCGAAATGCGGTTGAGGTAATTTTTCCACCCAAGTTATTTGGTAGTCTATAATAAATTTAGTATTTCAGTTAAAGTTAAGCTCCCAGCTTTTGCAATGGCTGGA comes from Caenorhabditis elegans chromosome X and encodes:
- the F09B12.5 gene encoding Low-density lipoprotein receptor-related protein 2 (Confirmed by transcript evidence) translates to MNFLLTLISLSLFFPTESSDETCADGQFRCSNGRCITNDWVCDGARDCSDGSDEEHEACDRHTNKNSPCFGNQPECEKHGLPRCIPHEWLCDGHPDCDSGEDELNCTSVDWFRQPESLMRKYQSQLADRSTTTFIFNCASEDYICKSSGLCLKPNKICDGKFDCDGGDDEKNCTKSNATTTTISNSLSTTTVVKSTTTLPISTTTTTTTTITPKHTNLTTTATTTKKVTTTERAHLENILLTIPLKSTTQSPALTSSSAKPTKPPTTSETSKPTFPSTLPAYVLPMTTTSHPSTHTTTTQKVIARTFASQPHTTSQPKIVVKLLNDSFSNSTTDKAKSTESSASRASVSELSRYGRNGLVKPVKFVKGIPIEPVNYHNSTFGFE